The DNA segment GCTCACATTCTTCCTCCGAAACTTCCTTGTTCAAATATTGCCTATACACATATGCAATGGTCTCTAGACCAGGACTTCCTTCGTGCAAATAAGCTTCGTAAGCCGGAAAATCAATGCCCACGGTTTTAAAACACCCTGTCCAGGCAATCTCATGATTCTTCATTGAATCATATAGCACTCCATCCATATCAAATATCACACACCTTAAGTCTCTCGGTATAATTGCTTCACTCATCCTTTTATTTATTAACATTGAAACCAAACAAGAAAGATTCTTACAAACACAAATCGAAAGAAACAAAAAAAACAAGAAAACAAGAAATATATATTCTATTCGATTCCTCCATTTTCTCATCATACGCATTCAAAAAATATAGTGGACACACCAACAGCAGGCCGCCTCCATGATATCAAAGAGACATTTTCAATCTCAATTACACATGCAATAACAGAGGCTACATCACGTTCTAATGAATCCTCTCAAATTCGAATAGAATTAAAAACAGATCCTCACTACCAAAGCTTTCACTTCCAACCGGTCTTTCCTATGTATGACTCGTCCTAAAATTAGTTGCGAATTGTTTTGAGTCGCTCAGGAAAGGAATTTTAAAAAGGGAAAACTAATTTTTTTGTATTATTGCAGCATCTTTTAAAGTGGCATGTTTTGACCGATAATGCTGGCATGGTCACTCCGAAATAGCCAATCCTTTCTTATTTTATTATTTATCGTTATCGTATCAGGTTGTCGTGGTCTTTTTTACACTTGCCCCGTAGAGTAGAGCCTGATAGCTTACTCCCATTATTACTTCTAAAAGTAGCAATAATAAGTAAACTATCAGCGCCCCCTTCATCAAACCGTACGTGAAGTTTTCCCTCATACGGCTTACCGATAGAGTTCTTCATTGAGCTTTCGCAAGGGTTTTCAAGCGTGCATACTTTTCCAAGTCTAACAGCCTTTTGCTTTGTACAAAAGTACTGTATGGTCGCTGGCGAAGCGACTTGTGCGCTTTACGTCCTTTGCTTTTGAGCCATTTAAATAGTTTATAATCCAAGTGTTTGATGATAACCTTTATGGTTTCCCAAATGTGCGTTACCTTACTTATAGAGAAATAATTAAGCCAACCTATTAATAATGAGTTGAGCTTGTAAAGCAAAGGTTCAATCTTCCAATGCCTACGTTTTGCTAAAAGCTCACGAATGTTGGCAAAGAGTTTACTCCTTGATTTCATACTCGGGCGGACGTTGGTATAGTTCTTCCTGTTCCAAGCGAATTTGGAGCGGATTACCCTGAACTCAAACCCCAAAAAGAATAGGCTTTTCTTATGCACATGCTAAATAGTTGTCTTTTCCTTATTGATGGTAAGCCCCATCCGTGTCATTAATGAATCGATATGTGCTAATATTTCTCTGCTGTAATAGTAAGTTCCCATAAGCACAAAGTCATCGGCATAACGCACAATTCGTATGTTTGCTTTGGAGAATTTACTCTTTGAATTATTGACTATTCGGTCAAAAGCATGTAGGTAAATATTCGATAACAATGGACTAATAACCCCTCCTTGCGGCGTACCTGCTGTACTCGACAACAACTTTCCGTTCTTTAATTGTTTTGGGGCTGTTAACCACTGTTCGATAATATCCAGAATTCCTTTGTCACTGATGCGTTCTTTAAGCAGTACAAACAGTTTATCGTGAGGAATGGTATCGAAGTATTTCGATAAATCTGCATCATAGATGAAATGATGTCCATCGTAGATATTCTGTTTGATTTGCTTGATTGCATCCTGTGCCCCCCGTTTGGGTCTAAATCCATATGAAGTAGTAATAAAGTCGGCTTCCCAAAGTGGCTCAATCAGCATCTTAACAGCCATTTGTGCTACTCTGTCTTTTATGGTGGGAATACCCAACATGCGAAACTCACCTTTCTTCTCCTTCGGGATTTCTACCTGACGAACAGCCTGACTTCGGTAGGTATTGGTACGAAGTTCTGTTTGCAACTCCTTGAGGAATTTGGATACACCATATTTCTCAATATCTGCAAACGACATCTTGTCAACTCCTGTGCCTTTGGAATAATTCTGTTTTACTCTACGATAGGATTCCTCTATCACATAGTCTAAGCTCATCTTGTCGCTTAAACTATATGCTTTAAATTCCTTGTCTTGCTTGGCTCTAATGTATAGCTTCCTTTGGAATTCACGAACTCTTTCATCGGTCAGAAATGACGATGGACTTACTAATAGACTTGCGTCAATATAGGTCGTTCTGTTTTCCATATAAGCTTCTCTAAAGTAGAGCCCCTTCCCTATGCAGCGTTTTGTTGTCGCTACAGTCTGTGGTACTATGGGCTCCTCCGACTTCTCTTGTTTCCTTGCTGAATTTCGCTATGCTTATATCAGCCTGTTTAAGATTGCCAAACTTTAAAACAAGAGACCTCCCACGTTCCGTAGTAATCCATCTATAACCACGCCATCCCTATGACTCCGGTAGACCGTTGTATTTCAAATTGCTGTTAATTCATACAACGTAACAGGGTTCGAAGACCGTCAAAACTCTCCCCATCTACTGATACACTTCTCGAAGCTACCACGGGTTCACGCTTGCGCATTACGGCTTGGTCATTTGAACATACCGAGCTTCAGCGAAGACCCTCACGGGCTTAACTGTCGGCAGCTCTTCTAAATGAACAGCAAATTATTTAGGTAGGATTTACACCTACTGGATTACCACAGCTTCGTGGCACACTAACGGTAAATTGTATGAGTAGTGCCGAATTTCGAAGCTCTTTCCTGTCGAACCGAGATGAACTTTGATACGAGAACCGAAGCTCAAATTACGCACTTCACTCGGCATTACTTATACAAAATGTTAGGCACTGGCTTTATTTATTTTCAATCATTTAACATTTTAATATGCTACAAGTTACGTTGTCTGTTCATCGTTGGCAAGACATACTCTTTTGCAATTTTTGGTTGGAGCGTTGGCTCGTGCGAATTGTAAATGTGTATGGCTTTAGCATAGGCAGTCTTTAATAAAAAAAAGTCAGGGACTCCACCCCTGACCGTAAAAGTGAAAACACTTTTGAGGGCTTGTGTGTGCTAGTTCCTCAACTAGAAAATAACGGTTTTGGAGCTCCAAAAGGATTGCCCTATATCTTAATATACACTATGACCACGTTTAGTATTTAATTCAACACCATAGTTTTTGTTATTCCAATCACAGTAGACATTTACAAGTTGTTTATTTATAAGTTTTAAAATTTCTTTCTTCTTTGGTTTTTCGACACCGTCTTCAAAGAAGCCAATTTTATTTAAAATTTTAAGTCGAAAATCTTCTAAATCCTCCTCCTTGTCAGCAACATATGGACAAACCAAAAGGTCAACTAACAAATATACATCTTCTGCTTTAGATGATTCATAATTTGAGATTTTTTGTCTTGTAATTTTATTTAATGCACGCCGAATCCTTCGATATTCTTTTTTATTCTCAATGTGATTTAGCAATGATATAATTGTAAAATAATTTAGCTCACTACCTTCCTTTTCATTTATTCTAAAATGCTCAAAAATAGTTTCTTCGGAGAATGAATAGTGTTCACCTAATTCATTAACAATTGGAAGAAGATATAAGGTTTCAATTTGAGCATATTTGAGTGTTTTGTTTTTTGAGAACACCATTAAAATCCCATCATATATTTTTTTGTAAACAGAGTGCTTTCTATCAAAATCAAAAGCAATATATTTAAGCTTGTCATCATTGAATGTGTCATTACCCAAAAGCTTTTGTTTTGATTTTTCTTGATTTTTGACAAAATCAATAATTCGATGTAAAATATGGCACAGTTTAATAGAATACGAAACTCTAGGTAAAACAGTATAAACAAAAAATGACAGCTCAATTATCTCATTAAAATTATCAAATATATTGTTGAAATATACTTTCACAATTTTTTCTTGTTTTTCTAACTCTTCTGCCTCAATGTTATCTATATCCTTATACATTTTAAGCAGTTTTTTCTGCTCTGTTCCAATTTGGGATACCATTTTTCTTACCTTATTAAAAATGATTACAAGGAAGTAGTTTTGTAAATCTTTGTAAGATGTATTTGTATTGGCAAGGATAAGTTTATAATTAGTGATAATGTCTTTGGCTGAATAATACTTAATGCCAAGCTGACTTCTAGACTCATCTTTGTCAAGTTTGAATATTAAAGAATGCTCAACAAGCTTTCTGATTTCTTCTTTTGCAATAGTAATATTTGTAATTATGGGCTTACTGAATAGTTCTGTTTTCGATTCGTTAAAGTATAAGTTATATTTCTGAAGTTCAATCTTATAAAGCTTCAATATTTCACTTTTTACGCTATCATCACTATAAAAAACAAAATAGTCATCTACATAACGATAAACGTCATAACCCTTTTTGTATTCGAACTTAGAATCGCCTTCATTTTCTAATTTCAACTGGTAAAGAGCCTTCTCAACCTCTTTATCTACTCTTTGAAGAATAATTTCCGCAAAGATTCTGGAAAATTCTGGACCAATAACTATTCCGCTAGTTTCATTATAATTCATCCTTTGCATCATTTCGTCAAACTTGTGACCAAATGTTGTTTTAAATTTAGGTGCAAGGTATTCCTTAACCGCTCTTTTATTCAGTAATGCCCAGGTAATCGAATGTGTATAGATACTATCAAAACACCTTGAAATATCAAATTTTAATAGCTTGTCAAATCTTTTTTCAGCCCTTTGGTATTCATATGATTCGTAAAATTCAAAGATGTTACTACAAGTTTGGTAAGAAAAATAAGTCTTCAAGCTTGTATATTCTTTGTTTGAACTTTCTATGATTTCAATCTCTTCGTTATTACTGTGTTTGTTTGTGTGAGTTTTGTCCTTATAGTATTTTAGAGAGGCAACTTTACTGGGTTTACGTAAAGAGAATTGGCTTTTATTTGTTGCATCTTTAATATTAGACTTGTATTTGTCATAGAATTGGACTAATTGAAGTTGATTTATTGGATGGATAACGGCAAGTTCCCTATAGTCATCATCTTTATGTGCAATCCTAAAACTAAATGGAATTGTAATAAGGTTTTTATCAGTAATCTGATAATAATCGTAATCTTCAAATGATTTCTTTGTCTTTGTTTTATCGAAACCAAATAAGAGACGGATTATCTGCTCTGTTATCTTAGAATTGTCCTTTTTAAATCTTAATTCATCACCAACAAGACAAACCTTTTTATTTACCAAGAAATTATAGAAATACCTATTTGAAAAATACGGAGGTACCTCATACGGCAATATATCAGAAAGTACAACCCTTTCTTTTTTGTAGCCAATTATTTTCCCTTTACGATTACGCATTTTTCCAAATTTTAGTTATTTCAGAGAGTCCAAATTGTAATACTCCTTTATTCGTTGAATTTGATTTGTTTGCATTGTGATTTTTGTAAGTCTTTTTTATCAATGGTAATTTTTTGAACTTTTTTTCTTCAAAGCCTTTTACAAAATCACAGTTTGATAATTTTTCTTTCTCTTCGACTGTAAAACCAAATCTACTAATCCTCCACTGGCTTGACTTATTAAGCTGTTCAAGAGATTCAGCATTTTGAAGAAATGGGCTAGAATAATAAATGCCCACAAACACTTTACTCTTATTATTTCTGAGCTTTGTATTTGAAGATAAATAATCCATCCTCGCCAAAAGTAGTTTAAATGCACGTTGTCTATTTCTTGTTTTTTTATTTTTAAAATCGTCGTAAGCAAGTTTAATTTTTTGCTTATACCGATTAAGCTTGTTTTCAGTCATCTCGACTGATAATACATATTTAGTTTCAACACCGCTACCATCCTTCTTTTCTTTTTCTATCTTTTTGCTTCCGATTTTATAACCGAGAAACTCTATCGACTTGCAGCTAGAGTTGTTTAACTCAATTGATTTTAATCCGGGAATTAGATTAATTGGTATTGTTTTTCTATCATTTATTGAAAGATTATTTTCGTCTATAATTGTTTTTATTTGACCTTTATATCTTTTAGGTAAACCTTTTTCTTCTTTTTCAGGAGTGAAAACAGCAATGATGTCATCAACATATCTTGCATAAAATACTAAATCAGGTAGTTCTTTTATTCTGTTGTCAATTGCACGCATATATAATTCTGACAAGTATGCACTCACTCCAACTCCTCTTGGCACACCTTTATAATCTTTCGTCTGACCAGTTGCTGAGTTATACCCTTTTAGAATTTCCCCAATGAATCTTTGAGTTTTTAGACTTAAAAGATTATCTTCTTTTATCTTTTGTATAACCTTATTCTGTGGAATTGATTCATAGAAGCTTTTTATATCAGTTCTAATGATAACCTTAGGAAATTCATCTTCTATTAGGTTTATAAGGAGGCTTACTATTTCATACCTTGATGATTGCCGTATTTTATATGTTTGACTAATATTTTGTTGTAATTGCTTTGATAAAAAAACATTTTCAACAGATTTTTCTAATGAATAACTTGTTTTTCCATAGACAGCTCCTTCAAGTACATTGACCGCAAAACCTGATTTGTTAACCTTGCTTGATATCTGTTCGAGAACTTCAATTATAGACTTTTCTCGTTCTTTTTTTAAGGTGTTTCTCCTTTCTTTAAGCTCGGATTTTCTAGTTTTATCATTTTCTCTGTGAATGTTCTGATTAAGAGTCTTTATTGTTTTTCGTATCTCAATTGAATCATTGAAAATCTCAGGAAACCTTTTCTCAATATCATTACCTTTTCGATTTTCAGTGTCGAAAATTATTTGAAAGTTTTTAGCTGAAAATGTTTGGTCTTTCATATTGTTTCAATTGTCTCGGTCATTGTCTAGCGTTGGCAAAAAAATAGCTCTTTTGTTTTTTTCAACGTTGGATTGTGTATTGGCAAAAAAAACAAATGTGCTATTTGTGCGTTGGCTTTCCTTTCATTTCTATAGTTAAACTTCCACTCAGTCGTTTTTTTAGCTTGTGCCTAACGGATGGCGGTATAAAATCGTTGCGCATTTTGTAACACAAACTTATCAGCCTGCTAAGCCGTTGATTAAATGTTATATTCGTTCAAATATAGCACTATCCGCGCAATGTTTTATGACCGCGTGTTAGGGGCTGGTGTTTGTTTAACCATTAATTCAAAAATCTTTCTATCGATATTTTATCTTCATCAGAGACTTGTAAAATTGATTCTTTAAATTGAATTCCCTCCGAGTTTATTGTATCAATATGCCTATCTAATATTTCAATATCTTCAAATGATAATCCATATCGCAACATCCATATATGACGTTCATTATCCGTACCGTACTTAATATATTTTGCAAGTTTTAGAGCCTGTTCATCATTTTTTCTTTCATAATATTTATAGAATGCTGCATAGAAAACATCGCTTAACTTGAAACCTATAAGTTTATCAATATAATCATATGTATCATACATAATTAAATCATAATCGACATCCTTTGCTTTAACCCCATTTAAAGCACTATATACATTTATGTTTTTATCTGGTAAATCTTTATATTCCGTGTAAAATGAAGCTTCAAGAATATCAGTACTTCTACCAAAACGTTCTAATTGCTCTCTTTCGTGAGATTTACTAGCATATGAATATCTGTACCAACAAATGTTTTTAAAAGTTTTACCATATATTCTCCAAAGAATAATCTTAATAGCAGTATTAAAAACATTTTGTTCTCCTCTTTCAAGATACCTGCCTAGATAAACAGAATATAACTCTTGAAAATAAGTATAGAGTTGTAATCTATTTCGAGAATCACTACTTATAACATTCAATGGAATTAAATATCCATCAGTAAAAACAGAGTCTAAAATGCTTTTAATTATATCATCGATTTGACTGTCTGTTAATTTCTCAATATCATTATTAGTTAAATTAAATTCATCGGAATAGGTGTCATTTAATATCGCTTTCTTAAATTCATTGTAATCGTCATCATGTTCATCGTCTTTTTCCAATGCAGAAACAAAATCAAGTTCTTCATCCTGATTCATAATCTTTCTGAAATTTGACATCTTAGCTTGAGAACCGACAATAACATAACCGAAATCAAATTTAGAATCCAAACTTGACCTTCCTGCTCTGCCAATAAGATTTTTAACCGATAAAGGCTTACTGTTTTCTAATCTATCAAGAAATACAACATCAAAAGGCATATTTATTCCTTGTTCTAACGTTGATGTCGCAAAGCATAATCGACACAATCCTTCCTTTGTAAATTGCTCAATAATAATTCTAGTCTGTAATGGAAGTGAACCGTGATGAATTACTATACCTTTTTTTAATAAAGCTATCATTTGCGAATAATGATTTTTATTTGCAACTGTATCCCCACCCGTATATTGCTTGAGTAATTCAATGTATTTTTCTATTCGTTCATTTTCAATTTCATTGCAGAGGTCTATATATTTGCTAAACTGATTTAAGAAACCTTTGTTATAAATTTTTGACTTTGAAACATAAAATAAAACAGACCCTTTATTGCGAATAACATCTTCTATAGGGTCAAATTCGCATTTGAGTTTCCTTTGCCCCATAATATTCTTATCAATTCCAAAATGATAAAAATTCCATTCATCGTCAGAACATAAGAAAAGTTGTCCAACATTCTTCTGAGTATACTGAATAGCAAAGGAATGCTCCGGATTAAAATGATTCTTAACAATTTGAGATTCTGGATTTCTAACAAAAGGATGTGCAAATATAAATTTTGCTTCAGGATATGCTTTATAACTTCGTCTTACAATACTGTCAAAGTACAATCCTCTTTTTGAATTTTCATTACTTAATTGAGCTTCATCAAATAAGAAAAGGTCTACAGAAAATTCTTCTTTGTGTTTAAACAATTCTCGACACCTTTCTGGAGTAACAATAAAAACATTTCGCCGTGCAATTTTTGTGTTTATTTTATCTATGAAAGTTAGAATATTTACAGTCTTATCTGTAATCAATTCGCTTAATTTCAGGTAGTATTCGTTTATTAGCGCACGTGAAGGAACAACAACTACAACGTCATTTGTGGTTTCCAATATTCTATTTATGAAGACGTACGATTTCCCAGTACTAGTTGGTGCTGAAAAACTAAAACAATTATTGTTGTCAATTCCTTGAACAATATTTGCTTGAACAGGAGTGTACTCTTTTTGATAAGTGTCTTCTAAATGTTTTCTGTATTGCCCAAAAACTATTTCTTTTAGAGTTTTTCGCTCTGTCTCCTTGTAAAAAACTCCCATGTAGTTTAAAACAGAGTTTTTATAAGAATCGAATTTTTCAGGTTGATATAATTTCAAATAGGATAGAATTTCCATATCTGTTACTGAGACAGGCCCAATTTTAAAAAGCCTATCCAAGACATAACCGAAGATTGAGTCAATATCTTCGCCTGAAATTATTTTCTTAATTATATCATTCATATATTAACAGCAACACATATTAATTCATTAAAATTTTTAAGTTTACTATAATCAGCATTTGCTTTAATATTGTTTATCAGTCTCTCTGTTGTTGTCGATTTAGATGCAAATGCAGCGATAAATCCTTTGTTATTTTCGATAACATTCCTTAATGACGCTTCACCGCAAAACTTATCAATATCTTGTAAATCT comes from the Saccharicrinis fermentans DSM 9555 = JCM 21142 genome and includes:
- a CDS encoding DEAD/DEAH box helicase; this translates as MNDIIKKIISGEDIDSIFGYVLDRLFKIGPVSVTDMEILSYLKLYQPEKFDSYKNSVLNYMGVFYKETERKTLKEIVFGQYRKHLEDTYQKEYTPVQANIVQGIDNNNCFSFSAPTSTGKSYVFINRILETTNDVVVVVPSRALINEYYLKLSELITDKTVNILTFIDKINTKIARRNVFIVTPERCRELFKHKEEFSVDLFLFDEAQLSNENSKRGLYFDSIVRRSYKAYPEAKFIFAHPFVRNPESQIVKNHFNPEHSFAIQYTQKNVGQLFLCSDDEWNFYHFGIDKNIMGQRKLKCEFDPIEDVIRNKGSVLFYVSKSKIYNKGFLNQFSKYIDLCNEIENERIEKYIELLKQYTGGDTVANKNHYSQMIALLKKGIVIHHGSLPLQTRIIIEQFTKEGLCRLCFATSTLEQGINMPFDVVFLDRLENSKPLSVKNLIGRAGRSSLDSKFDFGYVIVGSQAKMSNFRKIMNQDEELDFVSALEKDDEHDDDYNEFKKAILNDTYSDEFNLTNNDIEKLTDSQIDDIIKSILDSVFTDGYLIPLNVISSDSRNRLQLYTYFQELYSVYLGRYLERGEQNVFNTAIKIILWRIYGKTFKNICWYRYSYASKSHEREQLERFGRSTDILEASFYTEYKDLPDKNINVYSALNGVKAKDVDYDLIMYDTYDYIDKLIGFKLSDVFYAAFYKYYERKNDEQALKLAKYIKYGTDNERHIWMLRYGLSFEDIEILDRHIDTINSEGIQFKESILQVSDEDKISIERFLN
- the drt3a gene encoding antiviral reverse transcriptase Drt3a yields the protein MKDQTFSAKNFQIIFDTENRKGNDIEKRFPEIFNDSIEIRKTIKTLNQNIHRENDKTRKSELKERRNTLKKEREKSIIEVLEQISSKVNKSGFAVNVLEGAVYGKTSYSLEKSVENVFLSKQLQQNISQTYKIRQSSRYEIVSLLINLIEDEFPKVIIRTDIKSFYESIPQNKVIQKIKEDNLLSLKTQRFIGEILKGYNSATGQTKDYKGVPRGVGVSAYLSELYMRAIDNRIKELPDLVFYARYVDDIIAVFTPEKEEKGLPKRYKGQIKTIIDENNLSINDRKTIPINLIPGLKSIELNNSSCKSIEFLGYKIGSKKIEKEKKDGSGVETKYVLSVEMTENKLNRYKQKIKLAYDDFKNKKTRNRQRAFKLLLARMDYLSSNTKLRNNKSKVFVGIYYSSPFLQNAESLEQLNKSSQWRISRFGFTVEEKEKLSNCDFVKGFEEKKFKKLPLIKKTYKNHNANKSNSTNKGVLQFGLSEITKIWKNA
- the drt3b gene encoding antiviral reverse transcriptase Drt3b, whose product is MRNRKGKIIGYKKERVVLSDILPYEVPPYFSNRYFYNFLVNKKVCLVGDELRFKKDNSKITEQIIRLLFGFDKTKTKKSFEDYDYYQITDKNLITIPFSFRIAHKDDDYRELAVIHPINQLQLVQFYDKYKSNIKDATNKSQFSLRKPSKVASLKYYKDKTHTNKHSNNEEIEIIESSNKEYTSLKTYFSYQTCSNIFEFYESYEYQRAEKRFDKLLKFDISRCFDSIYTHSITWALLNKRAVKEYLAPKFKTTFGHKFDEMMQRMNYNETSGIVIGPEFSRIFAEIILQRVDKEVEKALYQLKLENEGDSKFEYKKGYDVYRYVDDYFVFYSDDSVKSEILKLYKIELQKYNLYFNESKTELFSKPIITNITIAKEEIRKLVEHSLIFKLDKDESRSQLGIKYYSAKDIITNYKLILANTNTSYKDLQNYFLVIIFNKVRKMVSQIGTEQKKLLKMYKDIDNIEAEELEKQEKIVKVYFNNIFDNFNEIIELSFFVYTVLPRVSYSIKLCHILHRIIDFVKNQEKSKQKLLGNDTFNDDKLKYIAFDFDRKHSVYKKIYDGILMVFSKNKTLKYAQIETLYLLPIVNELGEHYSFSEETIFEHFRINEKEGSELNYFTIISLLNHIENKKEYRRIRRALNKITRQKISNYESSKAEDVYLLVDLLVCPYVADKEEDLEDFRLKILNKIGFFEDGVEKPKKKEILKLINKQLVNVYCDWNNKNYGVELNTKRGHSVY
- a CDS encoding reverse transcriptase domain-containing protein, whose product is MENRTTYIDASLLVSPSSFLTDERVREFQRKLYIRAKQDKEFKAYSLSDKMSLDYVIEESYRRVKQNYSKGTGVDKMSFADIEKYGVSKFLKELQTELRTNTYRSQAVRQVEIPKEKKGEFRMLGIPTIKDRVAQMAVKMLIEPLWEADFITTSYGFRPKRGAQDAIKQIKQNIYDGHHFIYDADLSKYFDTIPHDKLFVLLKERISDKGILDIIEQWLTAPKQLKNGKLLSSTAGTPQGGVISPLLSNIYLHAFDRIVNNSKSKFSKANIRIVRYADDFVLMGTYYYSREILAHIDSLMTRMGLTINKEKTTI
- a CDS encoding group II intron maturase-specific domain-containing protein, which encodes MHKKSLFFLGFEFRVIRSKFAWNRKNYTNVRPSMKSRSKLFANIRELLAKRRHWKIEPLLYKLNSLLIGWLNYFSISKVTHIWETIKVIIKHLDYKLFKWLKSKGRKAHKSLRQRPYSTFVQSKRLLDLEKYARLKTLAKAQ